In Salmo trutta chromosome 16, fSalTru1.1, whole genome shotgun sequence, a genomic segment contains:
- the LOC115150123 gene encoding stathmin-3: MSSTVSAYSDKIKEMSMLSLICSCFYSQPHPNSLYQYGDLEVKSLNKRASGQAFEIILKAPADLSPDRPQPLLSAPKKDLSPDELQKRLEAAEERRKSQEALVLKQLAEKREHERQVLHKALEENNNFSKMAEEKLNYKMEVNKENREAQLNALKQRLREKEIHAAEVRRNKELQADLCG, encoded by the exons CCTACTCCGACAAGATCAAAGAGATGTCCATGCTGTCTCTGATCTGCTCCTGCTTCTACTCACAACCACACCCCAACAGCCTCTACCAATACGGAG ACTTGGAGGTGAAGTCCCTGAACAAGCGGGCATCCGGCCAGGCCTTTGAGATCATCCTGAAGGCCCCCGCTGACCTCTCTCCAGACAGACCCCAGCCCCTGCTTTCTGCTCCCAAGAAGGACCTCTCCCCGGACGAGCTCCAGAAGAGGCTGGAAGctgcggaggagaggaggaag TCTCAGGAGGCCCTGGTGCTGAAGCAGCTAGCTGAGAAGCGGGAGCACGAGCGACAGGTGCTCCACAAGGCCCTGGAGGAGAACAACAACTTCAGCAAGATGGCCGAAGAGAAGCTTAACTACAAGATGGAGGTCAACAAAGAGAACCGCGAGGCCCAGCTGAATGCGCTGAAGCAGCGGCTCCGGGAGAAG GAAATCCATGCCGCTGAGGTCCGTAGAAACAAAGAGCTCCAAGCTGACCTCTGTGGTTGA